The region CTCATAGAATAATATCATTCTACTAAGATCCGTTCCTCACTTTCTGAACAAATAAAGGCTTGTCAATTGGTAATAGCCAAATGGGTAATCATACTTTTAAGTTTAAACATCGTGGGTCATGgttcacatgaagatggtaataGCCAAATGGGCTCCAGCCAAGTCGATACTAAGGTGTAAAGTTTGTTCATTATATTTGCGTAGTTATTAAAGGAACAGTTAGCCAACACAAAAGCAATTACACACTCTACAAAATATCGTCACCATTTAACTGTTTCCTATTGTCTTCTTGCTAAACACAGTTTAGTATATAGTTTAAGTgtttataaataaatgtttttttaaaatataacaattatgttgtttttaaatttgatataataatttctatactaaatttatataatatattgattattttgaattatatgataatatatacatctattataacttcataatctcaatcgatTGAATGAAATTTCCATCCGCGAACTACATATAAATAAAATTGAATATAATATATGTTTTAATGTTATTTaaagttgttattgttaattaattttttaaattttatttgcttaattttttaatttctatcattataattatttaaaacatcaaatattattttttaattttaaaggtaacaatataataatttatatagagttatttttatatgttgttattgttaattattttaagctacttatttggaaacttttaacgattatacaaatatatttaggaaatattttagttaaattgagattataatttagttttttgcatttatcactataatttttcacttttaactatttataaaatattctttggttttttaagtggaactgaaatttatatttaagttgacattgtaatgcgcagaaatACCTATATAGTTTAAGTTTTTACAAAGATatgttttttaatataacaataacgttgttgttaaatttgatatattaatttgtataataaattgatataatatattgattattttgaattatatgataatatatacgtctattataacttcataatctcaatcgtttgaataacTTCTACCCGCGAttaacacatgaataaaattacatataatatatggtttaatgttatttatagttgtttttattgttaattaattttttaaaatttattcgcttaatgttttaatttctatcattataattatttaaaacatcgaacatcatatttttttattttaaaggtaacaatataatcatttatatagagttatttttaactatttttattgtaagttattttaagctacttatttgaaaacttgtaacgattataaaaatatctttaggaaatattttagttaaatttagattacaatttagtttttgcatttatcacttttaattatttataaaatattctttggttttttaggtGGAACTGAATTTTagatttaagttgacattgtaatgttatatttaagttaacaatttaagtattttgtccaaactgttcaaaagttgtagcttaaaactgataatggtttacatatataacaaaatattaaatctaataaattaagtataatatattaaaagttaaagacataactttaagTATAATATCttgaaatttacgtttttagtcatgttttgggcattaactgaattatcaaataacataaaaatctatTAACTTATATTTTGATACGATCTAATATAATCCATACCATATAAActtacttttacttttataatatccaatatatattataagtttatgtataaaattaatataatctacttttcttatgtccgatattattttttggataaaataagaaataagttgttttgaatgagctagtaataaaaaatattaaacaaataaactttgtattacactatttatattacaccaaaacatccaaggtttcatatatgaactttcaaatattaaacattgaaattaagaatgaagtcatataaaatatatcattatatataAATGTCAtacatataaccatatcatataacatataattaacaGAACATTCATGTATaacgagtctacagtgtgactggtccgccagcaccggccttcagtccacctggtccactctctctgGGTATATATTATGACTGGACCGCCTggaccgggccttcagtctatctggcccactcccCGATCCtcagcacgtctggaccgccctctcggggccttcagcctatccggaccactcattGGGCTTTCGGTCTGACTAGGTGCCCTCTTGGCACTGCAGTCTAttcggtctgccctgggtatgttagcctacagcacaaagcaggacccgcctcaacccaaacctgatagcttattttatttccttattttattagtttatttttagatttttagatctttttatcattaattcattgtaatttatttatttttctttagtatggatcataatggtaaaaaggggtatcgatcctcggggaaatggttgtattcaatcaccaatgcaattcaatagaactagtgaaattaaactaattaactataattaaactaaaaggggggggggggggggtttgattacttgaaaattaaaatacttgaataactaaaaaccttgcaattaaggaagttgatgagatgctcaaaggttgggaataattggttaactaaggcaattcaacacaatgaacatttgtgtgtttatcattaggatctaatacaaagtTTATCCTTCATCcgaaattggttatagcaatcatgaagcatgatatgccaagattcctcataggtagtatggaggttggggaagcccacaacacaccttcttaattaatatcaagggtcaattgaagcaatcaatcccaagaaatcaattagccttaagaatgaaggaatccccaattcctagaggatgtcaaatgcttacacatccataaaggatatatgattcataagctagagatgatttctaccatcataaagcctttgttctaTATAAATTCAATGATCTAATAcaaaatcaatgaaataaatTAACTATTGCTCAATGaaatactaagctcatgatcaaagcatcaaataagcataagaattgcaaactagaaccataaacatggaataaattgataatcaacataaatccttcaaaacccacaaacattcattggttttcagccaaagtcaaccaaataagagtattagccactcatggcaacaaagtaacaagaacaataatttaattgcataaagaaactacctaagatttggaaagatgaaaggaaatggtttctagctcccaaaatcgcctcttgcAGGTCTCCAATGCTGGAAAAACGTGAATTAGCCTCTAGATCTGATCCCCAAAGGTTATGgcaagccaaatgaccaaaatgcccaaactaggcagttgcgcgggtacccgcgcgacGAAAATTTCACCCGTGCAAATGTTGCTGTAATGCTATTGGTCCACCAAgccactccacccttccactaccaaagattcctgtGGTCCCCCCTCCCTTGTCCATGtaatttgaaatgcaccaatcatcatttagccaccaaatggatgctccaagcccaaaatttgaattttatgatccatcttcacaagcccaaatgATTCAAGCCACTAACTTTCAAAGCCCAATTCTTCCTCTTTGATTCCGCCAAGCCCAATAATGCCTCGGAAGCCCACTAAGCCCGTCTGCAATCAACCCGCAACCGCAACAAGCACCGAAAAAcctacaaaatatctcatgcaacataacaagcacccggtatgatccatactaaagaaaaataaataaattacaatgcattaatgataaaaagatctaaaaatctaaaaataaactaataaaataaggaaataaaataagctatcaaatcaccccaagcttaaatctaacttgtcctcaagttagaacaagactaaaaatgagctcgggatgaactatctaaaaaggaaaaagaaagataCCATAGAACTTGGTCAACATCAGTCAACATGGTTAGAATTAGTCCTTCAATGGACCCTACGCATCTTCAAAATGTTCCCCGCTTTAGAGCCGTAAACCACATTCTTAACCACTTGATGGGCGAATAGATCACGGCTGGATGCGGTCGCGGTGTGCAAGACAAAGGAAACAGAGATGCGCCCAGTGGGGGCACTTTAAATCACCAATGTAGACCATAGTGCACGAAGGAAATGCGCCTCTTCACACACTATGATTCCTACATTTGTCAGGATAAAGTGTATAATAACGAAATAGGGTTTTGCAGCACGGCCTCCGGGCAAACATCCTGTTTCAGAGGCTTCTCCCTTGTACTGTCTTTTACAGTCTACCGTCTCATCGTCGGGGCCTTTTTtcaccaaaaatcataaataaaataaaataataaaaactctacttaacctaaatctaaacctaacaacctaaatcttcaatcttgaactTCTGTTATTGGGTCTTCAATCACATTTGCTGCTTAACATCCATTTTTTTTTGGCAAACTAGATATATAACATAAGTCTTGAACTTGGAATCTTGTTCTTCTTTTTGTGTTtctctttttcttcatttttcttctcttttttttttctttgctttTGTTGCTTTTCTTGAATCATCTTTAATAGGCTCTTATTGTCTTCACTTTTTCAAATTTCTTCATTCTTTGTGTTGCTTCTTGGAAGGTCTAAGGAATTTCACCAAGTAACATAGGACTCCAATAGTGAAAATTGAGTGGTAGATAGAGGCTAATATGAACACCTAATGATCATTGACAATGTGCCAAGATCAACTAAAAAGGGTGGGGAATGACTTAAAAATGGGTGTTACTGAAAATACTTGGTCCCTAAAGATGTGAATTGGGGGACCCACTTCAAAGTTCATCAAGCACCTCAATGCAAGGTGTGATGAACAAAATCTATCTAACTATCTACTCTAGACTCCTAAAAAAATAACCTATCTTAAAAAGGTGGTGAGAATCTAACTAAGCAAGGCTCGGACGAGACTCGGGAGTACTAAGGGGTACTCCCTCCAAAACCAAGATGCgagtcttcaatatcttcaaTGTCTTCAAAATACCTTACCGGGCTAGTCTTTGGTCGCACACATTGGCATGACCAACCACATCCCTTCGCACCTAGACCCAATCAAGCTACCTGCATCTGACCCCCACACAAGCAGTCTCAAAGTGGTATGTGAGTCTCAAAACGTGTCCCATTTATCAAATACAAGGAATTCCATATCAAGACCCGGGACCAATCtatgattcaatacttatgactcgGCGCTATGGTACCTGTAGGGATGAGAAGACAAGagagaacaaaaatgcatgaacctaacctagaatgcatctaaaaagtatgaaaattagaaaagaaagaaacaaaatatgcaatttttttttgaatttttttgtgcaatttttatgaatgacctaaatgacttactctaaatgcaactatatataacctaaatgcaataaaaacaaaagataagaaatacctcaccccaagcttaaaattaagcattgtcctcaatgcttaggatGAGAGTAAGGAAAGATCATACCGGGATCAAGGTGGAGGAGGCCTGCGAGGACGGTATGGAAGCAACACATGGGTCGCACAATGATGCTTGGATGGAGTTCTTGGCCGCCTAAATACACATGGATGAAAGCTTGGTCACACAAAGGACGCATATGAAATGGCTCCAAATTTTCTTATGAAATAACATATTTGCGCGGGTACCCTCGCAAACTTTACGCGGGTGGAGGGCAGCCGCGCGCACATGTCAGAATACATCCCATGTTGGGGTGATTTGGAACTCAGAATCTGCGCGGTTGGGGGTCGGTCGCGCAACGGCTGCGCGGGCTCCCGCGCACAGCAATCAGAGAGCACCCCATGTTGGTGTAATTTGGAACTCGGGACCTGCGCGGCTGGGGTCGGTCGCGCAAAAGTCAAATTTTTGGAAATTTTCAAACTTCACCAAAATCACTAGAAGACTTCTATATGCTTATTTTTAGGCCAACTTCAAGTTTAGAAACACCCAAAACTTCAAGCGGAGATTATTTATTCACAATGCATTTATTTAACGTCTTTGCCAAGACATAGCCTCGCTTCCGTCAACCTTCATAAATCGGTGTTTCCATTGTTACGTTGTCGAATTCTCCCGTGTCAAAGTCTTCATAAAATAGTTTCAAATGGTGCCCattcactttgaagatttggttTTTTTCTAAACTCTTGATTTCAACCACACTAGGATCAAACACTTTTATAACACTAAAAGGTCCATGCCATCGAGATCGCAATTTTCCCGGGAATAGCTTTAAGTGTGAATGATAAAGAAGAACTTTTTGACCCGGAATAAAGTCTTTTTGGGTTATGTGCTTGTCATGAACTGCCTTTTTCTTCTCTTTGCACCTCTTGAACCTTTTAATTATCTTCTTCTTGACCACTTCCAGCATTGGAGGATCCAATCTTCTTTGAGTTTCCCTCTTAGGATTACAATAATCTTCCATGATTATCTTGTCTGTGCATACATTAGGGCTTATCCTgtttattggctcaatcacaTCAACCCGATACAATGGAGAAATGTTGCTAGGGTACCTCATTCCTTCAAAGatgttgaagtgaatggtttCTCCATCAAACTCCATAGTTATCTTTCCTTTATGGACATCAATGATTGTGTGAGCGGTATGCATGAAAGGTCTTCCAAGGAGGATCATAGATGATTTGGAAGGAGtcttctcttcaagatcaatgacataaaaatccgccggaaaaacaagttgattaacttgtactaacacatcctccaacactcctcttggagacacacttgacttGTCTGCTAATTGAATGATTACTCTGGTTTCTTCCAAAGGTCCAACATTgagagattgaaaaaccgaatatGGCATCACATTGATCGAGGCTCCAAGATCTAACATGGCACTTTTGACATGCAAATCACCAATGGTACAAGGGATAGCAAATATTCCCGGATCCTTGCATTTGGGAGGTAACTTCTTTTGGATAACTGCAGACACATTTGCATTGACTTGAATCTTTTCATTTGCCTTGAATTTTCTCTTCTTAGTGCATAAATCCTTGAGAAATTTTGCATAACTTGGAATTTTCTTAATAGCATTCAATAGTGGAATGTTGATTTGGACCTTTCGAAAAGTTTCAAATAATTCATTTTCTTCCTCTATCTTCTTGGAAAAGGCTAACCGGGAAGGGAAGGGAGGTGGTATGACCAATGGTTTGATGGGTTTGTTGGAAGATTCAGGTTGATCAATGTTTGGCACAACCGGTTCCTTTGGGGgagctacaacttttgaaggtTCAACCATGATGACTTCATCTGCTTCTTCTCTTGAAAATCTTTTAGGGTTGCTTTCTCCGAGTGTTTTCCCACTTCTTAAAGTTATTGCACTCACATTGGGGTTCTTCTCGGTTTGAGATGGAAGTCTACCCCTTTGTTCTATCTTGTTGATAGCGGTGGCCAAGTCTCCGATTTGTGCTTGAATGTTTGAGAAAGTGTTCTTGGTCTCTTGTTGAAATTGGGTTTGACTTTGAGCAAGAGAAGTAACAAGTTCTTGAAGGCTCGTTTGATGGGTACCACTTGATTGACCTTGTTGTGGAGGTTGTTGGTAATTTGGAGGgttaaaagaagtttgtggaCATGGAGGTTTTTGGGAGGGGTATTGTGGATGTTGAGGTCTCATCAAAAGATTTGGTGGATTTTGCTTTGGTGGATAAGGGTTGTTTTGGTTATTCCTCCAATTTgggttgaaattgttttgaaatcccTTGGGTCTTGGTTGGCCTTGATATccgcccattgcattcacatcttctggttcacttccaagtgtgggacacttatccgtataatggcccgtcattgcacaaataccacataccatcaattgttgaccacttcccaccaccatttgactTAACACATTAGTCAAATCCAAGAGCTTTGATTCCAAGTGTTGAGTGTTGCTAACTTCACCAACCACTTGTGTAGAATTTCTCTTCATGTCATTTCGAGTCCCAAAATtcctttgattttgagaaatggtaCCAAAAAGTAATCGGATTTCGTGAGGGGTTTTGTTGAAgatgtcaccaccacttgaagcatcaaCCATCCTCCGATCTTTTCATTCATACCCTCGTAATTTTTTTGAAGAAGTAGTTGTTCGGGTATATTGTGTTGAGGACAACTTGTACACACATTATTGAAgcgctcccaaaaatcatgaaatgtttcattttccccttgacgaatccccaaaatgtcacttcGTTGGCTTGATATCCGGGAGGTGGGATAGAATTTGCTATTGAAGGCCTTGAGTAACTCTTCCCATGTGTGAATAGATCCCGGTGGTAAGTTGAATAACCACTCTCTAGCTTTGTCTTCCAAGGTGAGAGGGAATGCGGttaacttgaaatcatccaatcTCACATTGTCAgccaacatgctaacacatatcatatgaaaggacttcaaatgcttttgagggtcttctctatccaaaccatggaacttggtaagttgatggatgaaacttgacttcaattcaatCCCTCTGCGGTTTGCAGGATAAACAATAGCAAGAGGTGTATGAGTAACATCCGTTTCCATCATTTGTCTAAGTGTCAACTCTTGATGGGGATTGGGTGGATTGGGGTTATTGGGATATTGTTGCAAGTAATTGGGTGGTTGTTGGTAAGGTGGGTATGGGTATTGTTGGGGATTGTAGATTGGTGGTGGATAAGGTTGGTAGTTAGGGTATTGGTTGTAAGGAGGTTGTTGTTGTGGGTACATTGGGTTTTGGTACATTGGAGGGtgttggtaattgggttgatttgggtaatgtacttgttgaacttgaaaaacattgttttgaggttggttgttttggtggaagTGTTGGTTTTGTAGTTGTGGTGGTGGTTAATAATTGGGTTGGTTTTGAGGAGGGGCTTGATTCCAAGGTGGAATATCAATGAGAGGTTCTTGTGGTGGTTGTCTTGGTTGATGGGGTGGGGTATTGGCATCTTGATtgattgggtttgggttgggattgtgaggtggagtgtgattcatggctatgtggttttcaaacggaatgtcttcaaaggaatgaccaacaattggagaactcggttcggtgtcggtatcacttgaagtatgaacttgatcttctatgttgattagtggagaagaggaagaatctTGAACTAGTTGTTGCTGCTTTGCTTGTTTAGCtaactttttcaacctttttgcttCTCTTTCAATTTCCGGATTGTAGAGTAGTTCACCGGTTCTTGTAGACCTAGGCgtaaacaatcaaataacaataaccaaaTTACCCGGCAATGGCGCCAAAACTTGTTGGGATGTCaagcccaccaagcaaattacaccctttgattactaaataaacgtaatataatggtaaaaaggggtatcgatcctcggggaaatgattatattcaatcaccaatgcaattcaatagaactagtgaaattaaactaattaactacaattaaactaaaaaggggggggggggggggtgggtttgattacttgaaaattaaaatacttgaataactaaaaaccttgcaattaagcaagttgatgagatgctcaaaggttgggaataattggttaactaaggcaattcaacacaatgaacatttgtgtgtttatcattaggatctaatacaaagcttatccttcatcccaaattagttatagcaatcatgaagcatgatatgccaagattcctcataggtagtttGGAGGTTAGGGAAGCCCACAACAAAACCccaatcaaacaaccatgtgcacatatataagATAATCACGTAAGAGTCCATAGACAAGCaaatcgatctagcagatcatatagcatagcaacatcctaaccaggataccggcctaaccggtcactaacatagcatcatcctatatagcAGGATACTGaactaaaccaggtcactaacataatatcatcctaactaccaggatgcagatctagcagatcaacaaacatatcaaacaaaaccaggatacaaatccgataaagggtcggccttggtgatttagaccccgttgatatagtgaggataattcGCCTCGCAAGTAGCTCGGAAGGTAGCTTCAAACTCTTCCAGATGTTGCTCCAACTTCAACACCTATATTCACCAATGCCCCTTTGCTATCAAAatccaatttaccaaaataccctcagaagtccaatagtcaacccttggtcaaagttaaagtcaactgccaaagtcaacagtccatgttgacctcaactcgtcgagtacaaccagCCAGTCGCCGAGTTCCTTGTATAACTCGCCAACTTGCTGAGTTACAAGagcgactcgtcaagttcctagTGTCAGTGGCCGCAAACCCCTTGGTTAACTCGTCAGGTTTCCCTATACAACTCGACGGgttcatacgtgtccaaaggttggaaaaaccctagccgactcgccgagtcacttgactGACTCGctgagcccaaggcaatcttcatcagactcgctgagtcgttcatccgactcgtcgaatctacaactatcttcatccgactcgtcgagttgtcctgatactcgccgagtcgattCACTCCTTCATCCAAATagaggctttttaagccatgctaaggctccatattgtagatccagtcccccaaggcatgtttatcacataaagttgcaagctttatgtgcatgcaaggtgCTAATGACCTAAATCAAGCTAAATAAGAGGTTATAGGAAAAAGAGCTTCACCAACATGCTAAAGACTGAGACTTTATGATAATAAGAGCCAAgatgagcctagatctgaagttgcaacttcagatcttggttcATCACTCGAAATGCAACACCAAATGCCCAAGATGGCCCCAAAACTCAAATATAAAAGGGTATATCTAGAAGAAGCTCAAGGTGgtgacttgatacctccaaatgatgataAACCGAGGTAGACTTCAGATCCCCAAGTGTTCCTTGCtcaaagcttcttgatcttcaagccttTCCTTACCAAGATCCACCTTTCAAGCTCAAACATACAAGTATGGAGAGGAAgtggagatttagggtttctggactcacaGGGGCTGCAAGGGAAGCTAGGGGCaaaggatcctttaaatagggtacaaaaccccaaaatttagggtttcatctgccagttcctactcgtcgagtcccttcttggactcggcaagtaggtcacttaaacatgcGGATCAGCCCactgctactcgatgagtccgacaactgactcgtcgagcagaccttgaaatcatgagaAATGATCACCACAAATTGATACACGGGAAtctgggcgttacaattctcccccacttgaactagacttcgtcctcgaagtttgctgcgGTGAACAACCTTGGGTagtgctcctgcatctctgcctccgactcccatgtccactcggacccTCACAGGGGCTCCCACTGTATCTTttccaaaggtacctccttgttccgcagaaccttcacctctttctctccagaatggccacaggcctctcaaCATAACAAAGGCGCTCACCGACCTAAAAGTCATCCAGCGTTACTACCGCCTCCTGATCCATGATGCACTTTCGTAATTACGAAACGTGAATGATGATGTGAAACCCAACCGAACCTTTTAAAAAGGTCTATCCTACTAGCCATTTTGCCAACTGACAAATCTTGATGATCCAACGTATCGGAAACCCAACTTTCCCTCTTCATGAGGCGAACCCTTTGTGTTGACAGGACAATTGTACCACAACATCATACAAAAATCAATCCACTGAAACACGAACACTCATGcatggcccaatcagcctcgggatggaataccaggcatgcccACGACGGGTCCATTCATCCCTAGGACGGAATGTCCTCGCATCCTACACATGAATCCCAAGTCATACACCTACTTCAACTCTTCCTGCTACCATATGATGCTTCTCAGACGAAGTCGAAATCTCCCTGGTCCCACTTGTCTGTCCACTACCCACAACACCGGACTCCTCACCGATTACTTAACCAAAAGACCCACACAAACGGTAGTCCCATCCGCCTCCCACAAAGAAAATTGACTGGTTGGACTTGCTTCCACGCCCTGCTATCAACCTCTACTATCACAATGGACGCTACATGACCCACGACAGCCTCACCTATCACTTAATCTCCAGCGACCCATCTCCTCCTCACTTCAGAGACACTATGGCTCTTCCACAAATGAAATTAACCCATGTCAAGCCAAAATAACTCGAACCATCATCAACATACTTACCACTACTGGCCCACCAGTACGGCACTCCTATCTATCCCATATCACCCTTCGGATGGGAATACCGATATACCAAGTCCAATTGatcatagggtccggtcatcctcgggatggaataaccTAGATTGGAAAACCAACAGATCGAATCAATTCAACCATCAAGTTGAAACCATCAGGGTTTGTTGGCCCACCGCCTCAACCCTACTGCTCCTCTTGAGTCTTCGTGCCTACGACTTTCAGTCGGCCCGcactaggtatcttggcctactgcatagaGCAGGACCACCTTAACCCTACCCACATGCCATGTGTCCCTAGATGATCAAGAGAAAGATCTAACCTGGTTCCCAGAACTTGACTGACATGACATTCCAATTCCAAACCTTCTTAAAGTTGATGAATACCCATTCGGATCTACTCCCAGCCCCAACTGGAGTATTACCCGATCCAAGAAATGGAACCTCGGAGACAATCCAAACTAATGAGCTCACCAAGATCCTCTGTACTCCACCTGATCTCTAATAACAACTTCCGATTAACCCATAAATACACCGGAGTCTTCAGTCCACTCCAACGGCATGCTTAATCCCTGGGACCGTCCTACTCATTGCTATAGCACAACAGTCTACTCAATACCTGCACATAGATCTTCAACAAATACAAAGTCTGTAGCATGAccggaccgcctcaccaggccttcaacctatctggaccactctcagaaccttcagcatgtctggactgcCCCTTCAGGCCTTCAACCTGTCTGGACATTGCTGATCAATGACCTACCGAGTTTTCCCACTGAAATTGGTATTGAAGATGCTTAGAAAATTTTAAAGAAGATGGGGTATGAAGGCGATTCTCCTCCTACAGTGAAAAAGCTTCTACCACCCTATTGGAGATTCCTAGCCCATGTGTTTGTGAGCTGCATCTCCGGTAGGAGATCTGGTGCAGATGAAATATCCCTGAGAAACACTAGAGCTATTTTTTCTCTTGTTGCGGGGATTGGCTTCAACTTTTCGAGGTTTATCCTAGACGAGTTTGTGGTCAACATCAATTCCATCACACGGGATACCTTCTTGATGTATCCTAGATTCATTTAGCTCTTCATCAACAAACAATTTCCTGACATGGTAAAGGAGGGAGAAACACTTgatatgaagtctttgggccctCACACTTTTAGGCTCATTAAACAAAATCGCAAAGGAAAAGTTATCTTTCAAGGACTATATCCACTGGTTAAATTCGGACGATTTGCTGAGCCGAATAACGCGTCCGAGTCCCATGGATCTTCTGATAAGATATCTTCGGAGCCTACTTCATCAGAAAGGGTGATCTCAGAAGGAGATGTGATCACTGTATCATATCAGGAAGGAGAAGAGACA is a window of Lactuca sativa cultivar Salinas chromosome 1, Lsat_Salinas_v11, whole genome shotgun sequence DNA encoding:
- the LOC111904849 gene encoding uncharacterized protein LOC111904849 is translated as MGGYQGQPRPKGFQNNFNPNWRNNQNNPYPPKQNPPNLLMRPQHPQYPSQKPPCPQTSFNPPNYQQPPQQGQSSGTHQTSLQELVTSLAQSQTQFQQETKNTFSNIQAQIGDLATAINKIEQRGRLPSQTEKNPNVSAITLRSGKTLGESNPKRFSREEADEVIMVEPSKVVAPPKEPVVPNIDQPESSNKPIKPLVIPPPFPSRLAFSKKIEEENELFETFRKVQINIPLLNAIKKIPSYAKFLKDLCTKKRKFKANEKIQVNANVSAVIQKKLPPKCKDPGIFAIPCTIGDLHVKSAMLDLGASINVMPYSVFQSLNVGPLEETRVIIQLADKSKKTPSKSSMILLGRPFMHTAHTIIDVHKGKITMEFDGETIHFNIFEGMRYPSNISPLYRVDVIEPINRISPNVCTDKIIMEDYCNPKRETQRRLDPPMLEVVKKKIIKRFKRCKEKKKAVHDKHITQKDFIPGQKVLLYHSHLKLFPGKLRSRWHGPFSVIKVFDPSVVEIKSLEKNQIFKVNGHHLKLFYEDFDTGEFDNVTMETPIYEG